The nucleotide window TCGTGCCGCCCCAGTCGTACGGGGTGTTCGTATCCGTCGGTCCGTTGCCGGTGCCGTACGCGTACGCACCGGGCACCGCCCCGCCGTACTCGGCGGGTACCGCCGCGCCGTACGGATCGGCGTTCGGGCCCTCCGGGTCCTCGTAGGGGGTGTACTGCCCGCCGGTGGTGCCGTAGGGGCTGTACTGCCCGCCAGGAGTGCCGTACGGGCTGTACTGCCCGCCAGGGGTGCCGTACGTCCCGTACCCGGTGTACTGGCCGTCGGTGGGGCCGTAGTTGCCGTAGGGGGTGGTGTTGCCGTAGCCGCCCGGGGCGTTGCTGTAGGGGTCGTTCGGGTCGTACGGGCCGCCGCCGGAGTAGACGGGCTGGTAGGCGGGGTAACCGCCGGAGGTGGTGTTGCCGGGGTCGTCGGAGCCGCCGGGGTTGCTGTTGGTGGGGTCGTTGGGGGCGTCGGGCTTGGCGACGTTGTCCTTGTTGACCTTGTAGTGGCTTGCCAAGGCGGTGAGCACCTGACGCATGTCGTCGCTCATCATCTTGACGATCTTCTCGTTGTTGTTGACGTGGACCAGGCCGTTGTCCATCTTGGCGTCCGGGTCCATGTCGACGGCCTGCTGGGCGTACCAGGTGTCGATGTCGTGGACCTTGGCGATGGCCTCGCGCAGGTGCTGGGCGTTGTCGGCGATCTGCTGCGGGACGTCGTTGTCACCGGTGACGCCGCCGGAGAGCACCTCGGCCATGGCGGTGACCTGCTTCGCCAAGGTGGTCATCGCCTTGTTCAGGGCCTGCGCCGCCGCTCCCTGCCACGGACCGTACTCCCCGGTCAGGGATTCGGTCTGGTCGGTGATGGCCTCGGCGACCTCCTTGAGCACCTGCTCGGTGTACCAGAAGGCGTTGGCGGCGTCCTGGAGGGTCTGCGGGTCCGAGACCTGCTGTGCCCGGTGTTCGTTCGAGGTGTTGTCGACGTAGGCGGAGCCACCGCAGATGGCCGCCATGATTCTCCGCCAGTCCCAGTTGCTGTAGTCGCCGGTGGTATCGCCCTTGTTGTCCGCGAACGTGCCGTCGTCGTTGGTGGTGAAGCCACCCGAATTGTTGTCGAGGTAGGTGTCGCCCATCCCGCCCGCCCGTTAGTCCCGAAGCGCACCGCCCGCACCACGGACACCGCGCCGCCATCGCCTGTGCCGGTCCCCCGCCGGACGGGGTACCCGCTGTTGTGCTGTTGTGGGCCCGGCGCGGCGGTGGGGGCGCCGCGTCAGGGCCGAAGGCCCGGTGACGCGGCACCGGGCCACGTGCCGGCATCCGCCCACGCGCCGCGCCAGGCCGGCCCCGCGACGCGCCGGATCACGGTCACCGCGATCAGAGCGGGTCCTTCTGGAGCTTCTGGACGTCGCTCTGGGCCTCGGTGATGAGATCCCTCAGTTCCTGGCCGGCGTTCTTGTTGAGCTCTTCGATCGTCGCGTACTTGTCCGCCAGGTCCCGTATCTGCTGGGCCACCTTCTTCAGCGCCTCGCGCAGCTGGTGCATCGCGTCGACGTAGTGCTGCTGCAACCCGTCCTTGGGGTCGCTGATGGTCTTCTT belongs to Streptantibioticus cattleyicolor NRRL 8057 = DSM 46488 and includes:
- a CDS encoding WXG100 family type VII secretion target — translated: MGDTYLDNNSGGFTTNDDGTFADNKGDTTGDYSNWDWRRIMAAICGGSAYVDNTSNEHRAQQVSDPQTLQDAANAFWYTEQVLKEVAEAITDQTESLTGEYGPWQGAAAQALNKAMTTLAKQVTAMAEVLSGGVTGDNDVPQQIADNAQHLREAIAKVHDIDTWYAQQAVDMDPDAKMDNGLVHVNNNEKIVKMMSDDMRQVLTALASHYKVNKDNVAKPDAPNDPTNSNPGGSDDPGNTTSGGYPAYQPVYSGGGPYDPNDPYSNAPGGYGNTTPYGNYGPTDGQYTGYGTYGTPGGQYSPYGTPGGQYSPYGTTGGQYTPYEDPEGPNADPYGAAVPAEYGGAVPGAYAYGTGNGPTDTNTPYDWGGTNGSTGGDAPPPDPYATPGPYDAPTQNIPGQNVPAYVPSQYDSTGQNVPDYAPPQYDPAGQNVPGYAPPQYDPAGQNVPGHERELVVHHDTNQPLRMEALRVEQVPAHLTAGRQEFRVVHDTSQQPHEFRRLLPMEANLPPQEVRVRNRDAETYDTLPGF